In one window of Saccharomyces paradoxus chromosome VII, complete sequence DNA:
- the FHN1 gene encoding Fhn1p (similar to YGR131W), giving the protein MLSAADNLVRIINAVFLIISIGLISGLIGTQTKHSSRVNFCMFAAAYGLVTDSFYGFLANFWTSLTYPAILLALDFLNFLFTFVAATALAVGIRCHSCKNKTYLEQNKIIQGSSSRCHQSQAAVAFFYFSCFLFLIKVIVTVAGMMQNGGFGFNTGFGRRRARRQMGIPTISQV; this is encoded by the coding sequence ATGCTATCAGCTGCAGACAATTTAGTGCGCATCATAAATGCTGTCTTTCTTATCATATCGATAGGTCTAATCAGCGGCTTGATAGGTACACAGACAAAGCACAGTTCTCGAGTGAACTTTTGTATGTTTGCTGCGGCTTATGGTCTGGTGACAGATTCATTTTACGGGTTTTTGGCGAATTTCTGGACATCATTAACATACCCAGCAATTTTGCTTGCTTTggattttttaaatttcttatttacGTTTGTAGCAGCTACCGCACTGGCCGTCGGTATAAGATGCCATTCGtgtaaaaacaaaacataCCTGGAACAGAATAAGATCATACAAGGTTCAAGCTCCAGATGCCATCAATCTCAAGCTGCTGtagcatttttttacttttcctGTTTTCTGTTTCTCATCAAAGTGATAGTGACTGTGGCTGGTATGATGCAAAATGGAGGATTTGGCTTTAATACCGGGTTTGGTAGAAGGAGGGCAAGAAGACAAATGGGTATACCTACAATTTCTCAGGTTTAA